The following coding sequences are from one Lolium rigidum isolate FL_2022 chromosome 6, APGP_CSIRO_Lrig_0.1, whole genome shotgun sequence window:
- the LOC124662169 gene encoding wall-associated receptor kinase 2-like produces the protein MGSSSMWMALVLPALLVTTMSPSVAEYLPTMEPCQSSCGRMDIPFPFGIGAGCFRPGFEISCVNNSIPVMAGTDGNIRVLNLSLSPDPMVKVELPMAWQCFDSTGDLIESSNGGGGVNPLGVYRISSTLNELVVLGCNTLAKINTSERPQTYQYYTYSTECVALANDSSDPHDGACNGVGCCSVGVPLGLTDNELFFETGGSWTHKNLEFCPCDYAFIVQKGLYNFKKDHLLHMDVNHTSMPMSLDWAIRENGSLSCVDAAMRTEEYACKSAKSRCFNSRNGPGYSCHCNDGFEGNAYVVNGCLDIDECARDDTPCLGVCKNTNGGYRCSCRPGYKSSDPHVYPCDPIIPLAGQISIGIVAGIFIITITSFIIVLRKEKRHRDEIYRKNGGPTLEKASIIKLFRKEDLIPILKPSNIIGKGGFGEVYKGLLDGVWVAVKKPISGNQMETNQFANEVIIQSKVIHKNIVRLIGCCLEVDTPMLVYEFISQGSMDDILHGGEKKHLGLDARLNIAAESAQGLAYMHSQTNTVILHGDVKPANILLDEKFAPKISDFGISRLIARDNEHTASVIGDMNYMDPVYLESGLLTAKSDVYSFGVVILELISRKKATRPGNSSLVNSFVENHKKGKESTELFDTEIAVGGDVGLLQSLTELAMKCLNLEVEQRPTMTEVAEQLVAFTRSRQV, from the exons ATGGGAAGTTCATCAATGTGGATGGCACTTGTCCTGCCTGCGCTGCTGGTCACGACAATGTCGCCCTCCGTGGCGGAGTACCTACCCACAATGGAGCCATGTCAGAGTAGCTGCGGCCGCATGGACATCCCCTTCCCTTTTGGCATCGGCGCAGGCTGCTTCCGACCGGGCTTTGAGATCTCCTGCGTCAACAACTCGATCCCGGTCATGGCGGGCACCGACGGGAACATACGGGTGCTGAATCTGTCCTTGTCACCGGACCCCATGGTCAAGGTGGAGCTGCCAATGGCATGGCAGTGCTTCGACTCCACTGGCGACCTCATCGAGTCTTCCAACGGAGGGGGTGGCGTGAACCCGCTAGGCGTGTATCGCATCTCCAGCACCCTCAATGAGCTCGTCGTCCTCGGCTGCAATACCTTAGCCAAGATCAACACCAGCGAGCGCCCACAGACGTACCAGTACTACACGTACAGCACGGAGTGCGTGGCCTTGGCCAACGACTCCAGCGACCCGCACGACGGTGCGTGCAACGGCGTCGGCTGCTGCAGCGTCGGCGTCCCGCTGGGGCTCACCGACAACGAACTCTTCTTCGAGACCGGCGGCTCCTGGACGCACAAGAACCTGGAGTTCTGCCCCTGCGACTACGCCTTCATCGTCCAGAAGGGCCTCTACAACTTCAAGAAGGACCACCTCCTCCACATGGACGTCAACCACACCAGCATGCCCATGTCACTGGACTGGGCCATCCGCGAGAACGGCTCCCTGTCATGCGTTGACGCAGCTATGCGGACGGAGGAGTACGCCTGCAAGAGTGCCAAGAGTCGGTGCTTCAACTCTAGGAATGGGCCGGGCTACTCCTGCCACTGCAACGATGGCTTCGAAGGCAACGCTTACGTTGTCAATGGATGCCTCG ATATAGATGAATGTGCACGAGACGACACTCCATGCCTGGGtgtgtgcaagaacaccaatggcGGTTACCGATGCTCATGTCGTCCAGGTTATAAGAGCTCTGACCCACATGTGTATCCCTGCGATCCTATTATCCCATTGGCAGGACAAATTTCCATAG GCATAGTAGCTGGTATTTTTATCATCACAATAACGTCATTTATTATCGTCCTTCGCAAAGAGAAGAGGCACAGGGATGAGATATACAGAAAAAATGGTGGTCCTACATTAGAAAAGGCTAGTATTATAAAGCTTTTCAGAAAGGAGGACCTCATACCAATTTTAAAACCTAGCAATATAATTGGAAAAGGTGGTTTTGGCGAAGTTTACAAGGGCCTTCTTGATGGTGTATGGGTAGCGGTAAAGAAACCGATTAGTGGCAATCAGATGGAGACTAACCAATTTGCAAATGAAGTCATCATCCAATCTAAAGTTATCCACAAGAATATCGTTAGGCTAATAGGTTGTTGCCTAGAAGTGGACACCCCCATGCTAGTCTACGAATTCATATCACAAGGAAGCATGGATGACATTCTTCATGGTGGGGAGAAGAAGCATCTCGGCTTGGATGCGCGTCTCAATATTGCTGCAGAATCAGCACAGGGTCTAGCTTATATGCATTCACAAACCAATACGGTCATCTTGCATGGTGATGTTAAGCCAGCAAATATATTATTGGATGAAAAGTTTGCACCCAAGATCTCAGACTTCGGCATATCAAGGCTGATTGCAAGAGACAATGAACACACTGCATCAGTCATAGGTGACATGAATTATATGGATCCAGTGTACCTAGAATCCGGCTTGTTGACCGCAAAAAGTGATGTATACAGTTTTGGAGTGGTGATCCTAGAACTCATCAGCAGGAAGAAGGCCACTCGTCCTGGCAATAGCAGCTTAGTGAATAGTTTCGTTGAGAATCACAAGAAGGGGAAGGAATCAACGGAGCTATTTGACACGGAGATCGCAGTGGGAGGAGATGTGGGCCTTCTTCAAAGCCTGACCGAACTTGCTATGAAATGTCTTAACCTTGAGGTGGAGCAAAGGCCAACAATGACTGAAGTTGCAGAGCAACTTGTCGCATTTACTCGATCGCGCCAGGTGTAA